Below is a window of Cytobacillus firmus DNA.
GAACGGGATCAAATACGCGGAAAATGCCAGAGATGGACTTATTAAAGCTGATCCAGACAACAAAGAGGTTTACGAAAAAAACGCAGAAAAATATATTGCAAAGCTTCAGGAGCTGCATGATGAAGCGGTCGAACAATTTAATGAAATTCCAGAAAACGAACGTGTTCTCGTAACAAGTGAAGGCGCTTTTAAATATTTCAGCGAAGCCTACGGATTCCAGGCAGAATACATCTGGGAAATCAACCAGGAAAACCAGGGAACACCAGAACAAATTACAAGAATTGTAGATATTATTAATGAAAAAGGAATTACAGGACTATTCCTGGAAACCAGCATAGATGCAAGAAGCATGGAAGCTGTATCCGATGAAACCAATGTTCCGATCATGGGAAAAGTGTTTACAGACTCTCTGGCAAAGCCGGGTGAAGATGGCGATACGTACATCTCGATGATGGAATGGAATATTAAAACCATTAGAGAAGGCTTGACGAAGTAACAAATAAAAGATTAGTACTGTAAAAAAACCAAAGACACCTCTTCCGTTTGGAGAGGTGTCCATTTTCATAATAAATGACATGACAAAAGCACTGCACCCAAATTATCTGAACCATTCTGTTAAAACCACCATGGAGAGAAAACCCATAATAAAAGCCAGTGTAGATGCCCTCTCATTCCCATCTCCATGGCTTTCAGGTATCAATTCTTTATAGACCACATAGAGCATAGAGCCTGCTGCGAAAGCAAGTCCATAAGGAATGATATATTCAAAGGATCCGCCCAAAAACATCCCTATTAATCCGGCACATAATTCTATCATTCCTGTCAGGGCCGCAAATAAAATGGCTTTGAACCTGCTGATATTCTGTGTAACCAGGAATAAGGCCACCAGGAATCCGTCAGGGACATTTTGAAGTCCAATTGCAAAAGCTACAAGCGGCCCCAGATCCTGGCTGCTGCTTACATTGCTTATTCCGACTGACAGACCTTCAGGCAAATTATGAAGTGACATCGCTATTAAAAACAATAATACAACACGTGCATGCTTCGATGAATGACGGGAATTGTCCAAATCAACATGCGGGATAACACTTTCCAGCAAGGTCAGTACAAAAGTTCCAACTAATATTCCAATGACCAAGACAGCAAGATTAGAAAGCTTAATAGCTGATGGAATTAGACCATAAGCGGAAGCTGCCACCATAATTCCAGCCGTATAGGCAAGCAGTACATCCTTGCCTTTGTGGGAAATATCTTTTATTAAAAAAATTGGCAGTGCTCCTAAGCCTGTACAAAGCGAAGAAAAAAGAATAGGCATCAATGACATGGTAATCCTCCGCAACCTTATTATTTCATCATATGTTTAATTTTATTGAACATGCTTCCCTTTACTTAAACTTCTCTGTAAAGCATAAACAGGTTCCCATTCTTTAATTTAAGAATTGAAGGTGAAATGTCTTGGAGCTAAAAAGCATAAAAAGATATGTAATAGAGATATATAAATTAGAAAGAAAATATGGACATGCGACTATATCAGATATTGCGGGCTTGCTTAATGTGACCGTTTCGTCTGCTTCAAAAATGGCTGCAAAACTAAAAAAATGCGGTTTCGTACATTTCCAGCCGTACAGAACAGTCACATTAACGGAAAAAGGATTAGAAATTGGAAGCCAGCTGGAGCATACCCATAAGACATTGATTGAGTTTTATCAATATATTGGAGTTAAAGAAGAAAAGATTATGGAGGAAGTAAAAGAAATAGGAGTCTATATTAGTCCAGAAGTGACCACAAAGATTAAGAGCTTTTTAGAGTCCAGAATAAAGGACGTTTGAGGAATTAGTTATCTAAGCTTTCATTTATTCATCCAAATCAACACAGTTTCTATCAATGCAAAAATGTTAAAAATGAAAAACAGCCTATTCCCGATTGGAATAGGCTAATTCATCTCAAGCAGTCTTTCTCCAGAAATTCTCCATATTCTCAAGAGTCTTCCCTTTCGTTTCAGGTATAAACTTCCATACAAAAATGGCTGAAAGAACACTCATCAGTCCATAGAAGCCGTAAGTTAAGCCGCCGCTGAATTCCATCATCATCGGATAAGTCGATGAAATGAAATAGTTTGCGGCCCATTGCGCTGCTACAGCTACCGCAACTGCCTGTCCGCGGATTTTGTTAGGGAAAATTTCCGAGATCAATACCCAGCAGATCGGCCCCCATGAAAGCATGAAAGACGCTGTGTAAACAATGATAAAAATTAACGTGCCCATGCCGATTATATTGGAAAAAGCCATTCCTGCAACACCAAACATCCCGATTGCCATTCCAATGGATCCTGTAATTAATAATGGCTTGCGCCCCCATTTATCTACAGTTAAAATGGCCACAACTGTAAAGATGACATTTATGATACCCATGACAATCGTTTGCAGCATCGAGGCATCCTTTGCTGCTCCCATGCTTTCAAAGATACGCGGTGCATAGTAGAGAGCCACATTAATTCCGACGAATTGCTGGAATACAGACAGCAGAATTCCTATTACAATCACTAATTTTCCATATGCAAACAGCTTTTCTGCCGGAACATTAGCTGAGGCTGCCACCGACTTTTTGATTTCACCCAGGATCGTTTTTGCCTCGCTTGCACCATTAATTTTTGTAAGGACTGCTAGAGCCTTATCATCATGATTTTTAATGGCCAGGTAACGGGGTGTCTCCGGAACCAGGAGCAGCAGCAGACCAAAAGCAAGTGCCGGAATAGCTTCTGATGCAAACATGTACCTCCAGCCAACATCATTGATCCATTCCAATGGACGGCCGCTGGCAATGCCCCAGTTGACAAAGTACACGACAAGCATCCCGAAAATGATCATAAATTGATTGAATGAAACCAGGCGTCCGCGGATATCGGCAGGTGCAATTTCACCGATATACATCGGAACAATGGCTGACGCCAAGCCTACCCCAATACCGCCAATAATGCGATAAAGATTAAAAGTCAGCAATAAAGAGATGGTCGGTTCCCCTTTAGTGAAAAATAAAAATTCAGGAAAAGCCGAGCCTAAAGCAGATAAGAAGAAAAGAACAGCTGCAGCAATAAGCGAGTTTTTGCGCCCAAACTTCGACGCAAAATAACCGGATATTAAACCGCCAATTATACAGCCAATTAAGGCACTGGAGGTTGTCGCCCCATGAGCCAGCGACCCTAATCCCAAACTCTCGATCAAATAAATTTCCAGTGACTTTTCAGCTCCTGAAATAACTGCTGTATCATATCCGAAAAGCAAACCGCCTATCGCAGCAACCAATGTAAGTGAACCAATATAAAGAGAGTTCCGATTCTGTTTCATAGTTTTTAAAGACAGATTTGAACCAGGATAGAGCGCTTACAATTCCCTATTTTCAAATCTATCTTTACTCCTTTCTATTCGAAATGATTAAACAACGTGAAACTTGAAACTTGTTTTTGTTTTATAGACTTCATTTTTCTCCAGGACAATAGAAGGAAAATGTTCATGATGAACAGAATCAGGCGGACATTGTGTTTCGAGACATAGGCCTAAATGGCTTTTTGACTGAACACCCCTGATTTTAAAATCGCTTCCAAGCATGTTCGCTGTATATAAAACAACACTAGGCCTGTCCGTTTCCACAGCCAATTTTCGTCCGCTTGCAGAATCCACTACAGTCATTTCACCTGAATTCAATAGAAATGGATGATCATAGCCTCCGCCCGCAAGCATGTTCTGCGGATGTCCGGATTTTACGCCTTCTTTGATTTTCTTACCAGCCCTAAAATCAAACGGGGTATTTTCAACATGTATGAATTCCCCGGTAGGAATCAATGTTTCATCAAGCTCCAGAAAGTGATCACTTTTTATTGTCACCTCGTGTTCAAGAATGTCCCGCTTTAAGTCTCCGCTCAGGTTAAAATAAGTATGGTTTGTCAGATTGATGATCGTTTTTATATCAGATATCGCTTCATAACTAATGACCAGTTCATTATCATTGTTCAGTGTATAGTTTACCGTTACCTCAAGTGTCCCGGGATACCCTTCTTCTCCATCCGGACTTATATAGGAGAACTTGATGTTTGCCTCATTCAAGCCCTTTTCGGCGGCCGAGTCCCAAATCACTTGGTGAAAACCTGCACCTCCATGAAGGTGGTGTTCCCCATCATTTTTCGGCAGACTATACGCAGTTCCATCAAGTGTGAAGTCCGACCCTGCTATCCTTCCGGCAACCCTTCCGATAATTGCGCCGAAGAATGGTGAATGATTTATATATTCTTCAAGTGTGTCAAAACCCAGGATCACATTCTCTATATTTCCTTCACGATCAGGGACAGATATTCCCGTAATGATTCCCCCGTAGTCGATACACGATACGCTCATTCCATGATCATTGCTGATTGTATAAGATTTAATTATGTGTCCATTCAACTCGCCAAAGATACTTTCAGTTATGTTCATGTCCTTCTCCCTCAAGACAGCTTACTTTTTCCTGAAACCGGCCAATCCCTCATTCAGTTTTCTGGTTTGTACATAAACCTCTTTGTATAACTGGAAAAGCTCCTGATATTTCTTAACGTTTTCAGGTATCGGCACATACGTTTTTTCGTATGAAATGAAGTCATCAGCACAGGCTTCCAGAGATTCATACCACTTGCATCCGTATGCCGCGAGCATTGCCGCACCTACAGCAGGGCCTTGCTCACTTGAAAGCTTTACAATGGTGCTATTGAAGATATCTGCCTGTATTTGCAGCCAGGCATCACTTTTGGCTCCGCCGCCGATTGAAATGACGGTATCGATCAGCTTGCCGCTTTCCCTGAATATTTCAATTGATTCATTTAATGAAAAGGTAATTCCTTCAATGACCGATCGTACAAAGTCGTTTCGATTATGTGAAGAGTCCATGCCGATAAAGCTTCCCCTAATTTGTGAATCTGCATATGGCGTTCGCTCGCCGGCCAGATATGGGGTAAACAATAGACCATTCGATCCAATCGGAACCTCGCTTATTTCAGCCAGCAGGGAGTCAAATGAATCCTTTTCTGCAAACGTATTTTTAAACCAGCTCAAACTATGTCCCGCTGCCAGGGTTACACCCATTGTGTAGTAGGCATTTTCTTCACCATGATTAAAATAATGGACCTTCCCCTGAAAATCCTTGTCATTTTGTTCTTCATAGGATAAAACGACCCCTGATGTGCCAATGCTGCATAATGTTTTGCCTTTTGACAGAATTCCTGAACCGATCGCACCGCAGGCATTGTCAGCTCCTCCTGCAAATACCTTCGTTAAAGGAGATAATCCCGTCTTCTCAGCAATCTCAGGCTTTAAAGTCCCTACACTTTCATGAGATTCAACAAGTGGCGGACAGATGTTTATATCAATCCCTGTCAGCTTGCACATCTCTTCACTCCACATTTTCCGGCCGGCGTCCAAGAGCAAAGTGCCCGCGGCATCGCTATATTCACTATGAATCTTTCCAGTCAGTTTAAAACGCAGATAATCTTTAGGGAGTAAAAATACAGCCGCTTTTTCAAATACTTCAGGCTCATATTGCTTCACCCAAAGTAATTTTGGTAATGTAAAACCTTCCAGTGCAGGATTCTTTGTGATTTCCAGCAGTCGCTTCTCACCAGCCAAGTCATAGATCTGCTTACACTGCTCTGTTGTACGTGTATCATTCCAAAGGATCGCATTTCGCAAAACATGATACTCTTCATCAAGAAGAACAAGACCGTGCATTTGTCCTGAAAAACTGATTCCCTGTATGTCTTCCGCATCTCCATCGAATTGTTCTGTAAGTTCTTTAAGAGCATCGACTGTTTTATCAGCCCATTCAGCAGGATCCTGTTCACTATAACCCGACTTTCCATGAATGAGCGGATAAGACCTGGAAACTTCGCTGCATACTTCTCCCTTTTGATTCATTAATAAAACTTTTACCGAGCTCGTGCCAAGGTCAATCCCGATTACATATTTCATGGCTGATCATCCTTTTGATAAATGAAATGTATGCTATTTTTTAAAAATGTACTGGGACACTTTCGTGTTCCCAGTACATTTAATCTTTTCTATTAATCTCTTATGCTTTTACACTCGCATAAGCTTCAAGAATGTATTTATTTAAGATAGCTTTTAGCTGTTCCTGTCTTCCGGATTTGTTTTCAATTCTTTCAAGCTGAAGGGCATGCTTCTCAAGCTTATGGAAGTCTGCTTTTCCTTCAACGATGTCAAGACCGATGCCTTCTGTATAGCTGCTGTATCTGTCAGCAATAAAGTTATCTAATACTTTATCTTCGATTAAACGCTGTGCAACTTTTGCACCAACCGCAAATGTGTCCATTCCTGCAATATGAGCATAGAACAGATCCTCAGGATCAAATGATCCTCTTCGAACCTTCGCATCAAAATTTAGGCCGCCTGTTCCAAGACCGTCATTTTTAAGAATTTCAACCATGGCGAGTGATGTGGAATAGATGTCTGTCGGGAATTCGTCCGTATCCCATCCCAGCAGGGTATCTCCCTGGTTGGCATCCACTGAACCAAGCATTCCATTTATGCGTGCTGTCTGCAGCTCATGCTCAAATGTATGGCCGGCAAGGGTCGCGTGGTTAGCTTCAATATTGAATTTGAAGTAGTCTTTTAAGCCGTAAGATTGCAAGAATGATAAACTGGTTGCCACATCAAAATCATATTGATGTTTGGTAGGCTCCTTCGGCTTTGGCTCGATTAGAAATTGTGCGTCAAATCCAATTTCGTTTGCATAATCGATTGCCATATGGAAGAAACGCGCAAGATTATCAAGTTCAAGCTTCATGTTCGTATTCAGCAGTGTTTCGTAGCCTTCGCGGCCGCCCCAGAATACATAGTTCTCAGCACCCAGCTCCTTGCCGATTTCAAGTCCCTTTTTCACCTTTGCTGCAGCATAGGCAAAAACATCAGCGTTAGGCGCTGTCGCCGCACCGTGCAGCCAGCGCGGATGTGAAAACATATTAGCGGTATTCCATAATAGCTTTGTACTGCTGGATTTCATGTATTCCTTAATCATGGCCGTAATCTCATCTAAGTTCTTAAAAGTTTCCCTTAATGAATCCCCTTCAGGCGCAATATCAGCATCATGGAAACAGAAAAATGGAACGTTCAGTTTTTCATAGAATTCAAAGGAAGCTTCTACACGTGCCTTGGCTAAATCCATTCCGGAAAATCTGTCATATGAACGGATCATTGTTCCATCTCCGAAAGGATCTGTGCCTTCCGCAGTGAACGTATGCCAGTACGATACTGCAAAACGGAGAAAATCTTCCATTTTTTTGCCGTTAATCATTTCTTCAGGATCATAATATTTAAACGCTAATGGATTATTTGAATCTGGACCTTCGTATTTTACTCCACTCACATTTTTGAAATAGTTCATTTTTCATTCCTCCAATTTATACTGATTTTTCTGTGTGTTATCGCTTTCATTTGTTTACATGTTGATTTTAACACCATAAACTTAGTTTGTCTATCGAATGAACTAAGTTTTATTTTTATTTTTAATTATGGTATAAATGGAATATGATTGTAATAGACAAAGAAATTGAGAATTTGAGGAGAAAAATAATGACTTGGAATCAGCAGCTGGTAAAAATGAAAAATAAATCACGCGTTCTGCAGACGATCATCGACCAATCCCCTATCTCCCGGGCGGATATCGCACAGCATTTGGGACTGACAAAAGGGACAGTTTCCTCATTAGTCAACGAGCTGATAGAAGAAAAAATCTGTTCCGAAACAGGGCCGGGCAAATCGAGCGGCGGACGCCGCCCGGTGATGCTGCTCTTTAATGAACAAGCTGGATATGCAATTGGTATTGATTTAGGGGTTAACTATATTTTAGGTGTCATGACTGATTTATCCGGTAATATTGTGAGCGAAAATTTGAAGCATATGAATAGCATGAGGTATGAAGAAACCGTTCTTGTTATAAAAGAAATCATCCAATCCCTTTTGGACTTTACCCCTGAGAGCCCATATGGTGTGATCGGAATCGGTATTGGTGTACCAGGAATCGTAAATAAGGAAGGCAGCAATATCCTGCTTGCCCCTAACCTGGGCTGGACAGATATCAATTTAAAAGCAGAAATTGTGGCAGAATTTCACCTTCCCGTTATCATCGACAACGAAGCAAACGCCGGAGCGTACGGCGAAAAACGTTTTGGAGCCGGGAAAAATTTTGAAAACCTCATTTATGTAAGCGCAGGAATTGGCATAGGCGTCGGCTTTATTTTACAAAACAGCCTCTATCGTGGTGCTGAAGGATTCTCCGGTGAAATGGGCCATATGGTAATTGATTTAGATGGAAAAGAATGCAGATGCGGCAGCAAAGGCTGCTGGGAATTGTATGCTTCTGAACAGGCATTGCTAAACCAGGCAATGAATATTCAATCCAATTTAAAGCGGGATGATCTGAACCTGGAGTCATTAGTTGAAATGGCGGAAGAAGATGAGGAAGTAAAGGATCTGTTCCGTCAAATTGGCCGAAGCCTCGGCATTGGCATAAATAATATCATCAATACATTCAACCCCGAACAAATTATCATTGGAAATCGCTTAGCCATTGCCAAAGAATTTTTACTGGAATCGATAATGGAAGTTGTCGAGAATCGTTCCTTAAGATTTAACCAGGAAAACTTAAACATTACATTTGCAGATTTATCGATCTACTCCACCGCACTTGGGGCATCAGCTTATGCCACAGAAAACTTTCTGAACTCGGACCTGCAGGAAAATTTGAATAAATAGACTGCCTGATTGGCCTTAAACTGACTCGCTAAAAATAAAAAGAATGTCCCGGATGCGTTCGGAACATTCTTTTTTTGTATTTCCCCTCCTCAGGGCCTGTAGCCGTATGCAAACGAAAATAAAAAAAGGAAAAACATAAACAGAAAAGAAGATGGAATCAAACTAATAAGAATAAGAATTTTAGCCTTCCTGCTCTGCGTTTTGGTAAACCACTTAACATAAATGAAAACCAGAATCGCTGCAAGCGGAAGGAATAGATAATTTGTGATTGTGTCAACCCAACCTGAGTTCTGGTCCCAATAAGTATCAGGCACTGGGGATATTCCTTCGAATTCCTTATCAATCCTGTTTTTAACGGTAATAAAATAATAGGAAACCACAATATAGTAAGCCACAATGACACTTTTTACCCACCAGACAATATACTTGCTGAAAACGACAATTATAAAAATAAGCATCAGTGTAACGAAAAAGCCTGTGTATTGTTCCATTTTGAAAAACCCCTTCAAAAACGTTCTTTCTATTACAACTTCTCTATTTTTAACACCTTGACTTGTGCCGGGAAGGATTCCAGTATTTCTGAGTACCAGATTTTCACTTTATCTCCACCCTTTAAACCTGTTAAAACAGCATTATTCAACTTATAGACAGATTTATATTTTCCTATTAATTCATCAACGGATCGTGCTTTTGCATCTGTCTCCGTAAACCCCTTATCTTCAATAAGCAGTATTACATTCTCTTTCATGACGATTGTTCCTTCCATTGCTGCCGTTCCCTCATTCACCTGAGCCTGCTGACTTAATATCCCTATAAACCAAAGCAGCAGCAATACAATAATTAAGATAAAAATAGCTAATGCTCTTTTCATTGTTCTATTCTCTCCAATTGTGTTTTCTTACAGCATCCCGAAAATGAATACACTAAGGAAATAACAGAATTGCTATCCTGTGTACATCCATTCGCTTCCATTATTTTTCTCATTGCGGCATTTTCAGCCTGGGTTGCCCCGAGATATTTTTCAGCTTTAAATTCATACTGCAATCTATGAAGCCCTATTAAATGCAGGTTCTTACCATACCCTTTACCCTTGAAATCAGGGTGGATGCCGATCCAAAACATCCTTCCTTCCCGGTCCCGGTCAGGTTCCAAATGAGGAAAAACGGCTCCAGCCGGTTCTGAATTAACAGTATAAACGGTAAACATTTTATCAGCCTGTTCTGGGAGCTCTGTCTCCATGCTCTTTAAAAAGTTTGCAGTTTGCTCATTAGTAAAATTCATAACTTCAGATAAAAAAATAACGGAACTTTTGTTAAGGAGCGGCCAAACTTCATAATGAGGGACAGTTTCTATCTCACATTCTGCAAAAGACTTTTTAAAAATAACTCTTTCACCAATCACACTCATTTTTCCTCGAGTGAGCACTAATTTATCCAGGATTCCTTGTGTGCACTCAAGCTTTACTTTTTTAATTCTGCTTTCATCCATGGTAAGAAGCCTATTTATTAAGTAATCTACTTTATTGGGACTTATTCGTTCATCCTGAAAGATTTCCAGAATAATTTCTGAATCACCTTTAATACTGTGTACCCCTGCTTCTTTCAGGTCTTTTAATAGTTCATCCATTGTAATCACCTCCATTAAACCGAAAAAGAAAATGGCCATTGAGAAAATCCCATGGCCATTTGAAACTCTTTCCATTATAGATGCTGTGCAGTAACCGAACGCTCACATTCCAAAATTCCTGCCGGCGGACCTTCGTACAGAATTTCACCGCCCCCTGCACCTCCATCAGGACCTAGATCCACGATCCAATCACTTTTCCGGATAACGTCGAGATTATGTTCGATGACGATTACGGTATTGCCCTTTTCCACCAATTTATTAATGATTTCCAGAATATTGGCGACATCGGACATATGCAATCCCGTCGTTGGTTCATCAAGTATATAAATGTTTCCTTTCGTATTCAGTTCCTTTGCAAGCTTTAGTCTTTGACATTCGCCACCTGACAGGGTGTTCAGCGGCTGTCCCAGTGACAAGTAGCCAAGACCGACTGTTTCCAGGGCTTTGAGTTTTCTCTGAATGTCTTTTGCTTCAAAGAACTCCACAGCGTCCGCTATAGACATCTCCATGATTTCAACAATATTTTTGCCCTTATATAGGTACTGGAGCACGTCCTGCCTAAAACGGCTTCCATGACAGTCACTGCATTCGACTTCCATTGCATCCATAAAAGATAAATTGATTTCAACCGTACCGGTCCCCCCGCATGTTGGACATCCCCCGGTCGAGTTGTAGCTGAATAATCCGCTTTCCACTCCATTGGCATCAGAGAAAGATTTTCGAATCGAATTCATAATGCCGGTGAAAGTTGCCGGATTGGACCGGATGTTGGCATGGACCGGGCTTTGGTCAATCCGGATGGCCTCCGGAAAATCTTTTGCAAACACTTCATTCACAAGAGTGCTTTTCCCGGATCCTGCTACCCCTGTTATAACCGTAAAAACCCCTTTAGGAACAGAAAGACTCACATTCTTTAAATTATGCAGGCTGCTTTTCCTGCTTTCCATAAACTCGGAAACCGGTCGCGGATTCGTGTTGATCTCTGCACTGCGGTTTAAGTAATTGGCAGTTAATGTATCAGAAGAAAAGAAATCCTGATAACTTCCGGTATACATGATCTCTCCCCCGTGTGTTCCCGCATGCGGCCCCACATCAACGATATGGTCGGCTATTTGGATGACGTCCGGATCATGCTCGACAACTAAAACGGTATTGCCTCTGTCCCTCAGCCGAATCAGCAATTCATTTAACCGGTAGACATCCCGCGGATGCAGGCCGGTGCTGGGTTCATCAAATATGTACATTAAGCCGGTTAAGTTACTGGATAAATATTTTACCATTTTCACCCTTTGGGATTCACCGCCCGATAGTGTTGGCGTTTCCCTTGTCAGATCCATATAGCCAAGTCCAATCTCACAAA
It encodes the following:
- a CDS encoding metal ABC transporter substrate-binding protein, which encodes MIKKGFLLLAASLLSVLFLSACSSGKSTTANDDGKIHVVTTYSIVYDIVKSVGGDLVEIHSLAPIGSNPHEYDPLPEDVQKTTDADAVFYNGLNLEAGNSWFNKLMETAGKDGEDAPVFLMSKGVEAMHLTTKGKESEEDPHAWLDIRNGIKYAENARDGLIKADPDNKEVYEKNAEKYIAKLQELHDEAVEQFNEIPENERVLVTSEGAFKYFSEAYGFQAEYIWEINQENQGTPEQITRIVDIINEKGITGLFLETSIDARSMEAVSDETNVPIMGKVFTDSLAKPGEDGDTYISMMEWNIKTIREGLTK
- a CDS encoding ZIP family metal transporter codes for the protein MSLMPILFSSLCTGLGALPIFLIKDISHKGKDVLLAYTAGIMVAASAYGLIPSAIKLSNLAVLVIGILVGTFVLTLLESVIPHVDLDNSRHSSKHARVVLLFLIAMSLHNLPEGLSVGISNVSSSQDLGPLVAFAIGLQNVPDGFLVALFLVTQNISRFKAILFAALTGMIELCAGLIGMFLGGSFEYIIPYGLAFAAGSMLYVVYKELIPESHGDGNERASTLAFIMGFLSMVVLTEWFR
- a CDS encoding metal-dependent transcriptional regulator, whose product is MELKSIKRYVIEIYKLERKYGHATISDIAGLLNVTVSSASKMAAKLKKCGFVHFQPYRTVTLTEKGLEIGSQLEHTHKTLIEFYQYIGVKEEKIMEEVKEIGVYISPEVTTKIKSFLESRIKDV
- the xylE gene encoding D-xylose transporter XylE; translation: MKQNRNSLYIGSLTLVAAIGGLLFGYDTAVISGAEKSLEIYLIESLGLGSLAHGATTSSALIGCIIGGLISGYFASKFGRKNSLIAAAVLFFLSALGSAFPEFLFFTKGEPTISLLLTFNLYRIIGGIGVGLASAIVPMYIGEIAPADIRGRLVSFNQFMIIFGMLVVYFVNWGIASGRPLEWINDVGWRYMFASEAIPALAFGLLLLLVPETPRYLAIKNHDDKALAVLTKINGASEAKTILGEIKKSVAASANVPAEKLFAYGKLVIVIGILLSVFQQFVGINVALYYAPRIFESMGAAKDASMLQTIVMGIINVIFTVVAILTVDKWGRKPLLITGSIGMAIGMFGVAGMAFSNIIGMGTLIFIIVYTASFMLSWGPICWVLISEIFPNKIRGQAVAVAVAAQWAANYFISSTYPMMMEFSGGLTYGFYGLMSVLSAIFVWKFIPETKGKTLENMENFWRKTA
- a CDS encoding aldose epimerase family protein — its product is MNITESIFGELNGHIIKSYTISNDHGMSVSCIDYGGIITGISVPDREGNIENVILGFDTLEEYINHSPFFGAIIGRVAGRIAGSDFTLDGTAYSLPKNDGEHHLHGGAGFHQVIWDSAAEKGLNEANIKFSYISPDGEEGYPGTLEVTVNYTLNNDNELVISYEAISDIKTIINLTNHTYFNLSGDLKRDILEHEVTIKSDHFLELDETLIPTGEFIHVENTPFDFRAGKKIKEGVKSGHPQNMLAGGGYDHPFLLNSGEMTVVDSASGRKLAVETDRPSVVLYTANMLGSDFKIRGVQSKSHLGLCLETQCPPDSVHHEHFPSIVLEKNEVYKTKTSFKFHVV
- the xylB gene encoding xylulokinase — protein: MKYVIGIDLGTSSVKVLLMNQKGEVCSEVSRSYPLIHGKSGYSEQDPAEWADKTVDALKELTEQFDGDAEDIQGISFSGQMHGLVLLDEEYHVLRNAILWNDTRTTEQCKQIYDLAGEKRLLEITKNPALEGFTLPKLLWVKQYEPEVFEKAAVFLLPKDYLRFKLTGKIHSEYSDAAGTLLLDAGRKMWSEEMCKLTGIDINICPPLVESHESVGTLKPEIAEKTGLSPLTKVFAGGADNACGAIGSGILSKGKTLCSIGTSGVVLSYEEQNDKDFQGKVHYFNHGEENAYYTMGVTLAAGHSLSWFKNTFAEKDSFDSLLAEISEVPIGSNGLLFTPYLAGERTPYADSQIRGSFIGMDSSHNRNDFVRSVIEGITFSLNESIEIFRESGKLIDTVISIGGGAKSDAWLQIQADIFNSTIVKLSSEQGPAVGAAMLAAYGCKWYESLEACADDFISYEKTYVPIPENVKKYQELFQLYKEVYVQTRKLNEGLAGFRKK
- the xylA gene encoding xylose isomerase; amino-acid sequence: MNYFKNVSGVKYEGPDSNNPLAFKYYDPEEMINGKKMEDFLRFAVSYWHTFTAEGTDPFGDGTMIRSYDRFSGMDLAKARVEASFEFYEKLNVPFFCFHDADIAPEGDSLRETFKNLDEITAMIKEYMKSSSTKLLWNTANMFSHPRWLHGAATAPNADVFAYAAAKVKKGLEIGKELGAENYVFWGGREGYETLLNTNMKLELDNLARFFHMAIDYANEIGFDAQFLIEPKPKEPTKHQYDFDVATSLSFLQSYGLKDYFKFNIEANHATLAGHTFEHELQTARINGMLGSVDANQGDTLLGWDTDEFPTDIYSTSLAMVEILKNDGLGTGGLNFDAKVRRGSFDPEDLFYAHIAGMDTFAVGAKVAQRLIEDKVLDNFIADRYSSYTEGIGLDIVEGKADFHKLEKHALQLERIENKSGRQEQLKAILNKYILEAYASVKA
- a CDS encoding ROK family transcriptional regulator, translated to MTWNQQLVKMKNKSRVLQTIIDQSPISRADIAQHLGLTKGTVSSLVNELIEEKICSETGPGKSSGGRRPVMLLFNEQAGYAIGIDLGVNYILGVMTDLSGNIVSENLKHMNSMRYEETVLVIKEIIQSLLDFTPESPYGVIGIGIGVPGIVNKEGSNILLAPNLGWTDINLKAEIVAEFHLPVIIDNEANAGAYGEKRFGAGKNFENLIYVSAGIGIGVGFILQNSLYRGAEGFSGEMGHMVIDLDGKECRCGSKGCWELYASEQALLNQAMNIQSNLKRDDLNLESLVEMAEEDEEVKDLFRQIGRSLGIGINNIINTFNPEQIIIGNRLAIAKEFLLESIMEVVENRSLRFNQENLNITFADLSIYSTALGASAYATENFLNSDLQENLNK
- a CDS encoding DUF3221 domain-containing protein, which codes for MKRALAIFILIIVLLLLWFIGILSQQAQVNEGTAAMEGTIVMKENVILLIEDKGFTETDAKARSVDELIGKYKSVYKLNNAVLTGLKGGDKVKIWYSEILESFPAQVKVLKIEKL
- a CDS encoding GNAT family N-acetyltransferase, which produces MDELLKDLKEAGVHSIKGDSEIILEIFQDERISPNKVDYLINRLLTMDESRIKKVKLECTQGILDKLVLTRGKMSVIGERVIFKKSFAECEIETVPHYEVWPLLNKSSVIFLSEVMNFTNEQTANFLKSMETELPEQADKMFTVYTVNSEPAGAVFPHLEPDRDREGRMFWIGIHPDFKGKGYGKNLHLIGLHRLQYEFKAEKYLGATQAENAAMRKIMEANGCTQDSNSVISLVYSFSGCCKKTQLERIEQ